The following are from one region of the Halarcobacter sp. genome:
- a CDS encoding hemerythrin family protein codes for MLLDKNELPLVSMEFMNEVHFEDLAIINELYELVIKYENEKNIDNENKINKKYMQWYNHTVKHFEGEEIEMLEKGFPPYHIHKAEHENSLNLMNQVFKQWQETKDIQILKQYLTGELPKWLINHIQTMDTVTAMFLKTGLSPCSAH; via the coding sequence ATGTTGCTCGATAAAAATGAACTACCTTTAGTATCAATGGAATTTATGAATGAAGTACACTTTGAGGACCTAGCTATTATAAATGAGCTGTATGAACTAGTTATAAAATATGAAAATGAAAAAAATATAGATAATGAAAACAAAATAAATAAAAAATATATGCAATGGTACAATCATACAGTAAAGCATTTTGAAGGGGAAGAGATAGAGATGCTTGAAAAAGGTTTTCCACCTTATCATATACATAAAGCAGAACATGAGAACTCATTAAATCTTATGAATCAAGTTTTTAAACAATGGCAAGAAACAAAAGATATTCAAATATTAAAACAATATTTAACAGGCGAATTACCAAAATGGTTAATAAATCATATTCAAACTATGGATACAGTAACTGCGATGTTTTTAAAAACGGGATTAAGTCCTTGTAGTGCACACTAA
- a CDS encoding HAMP domain-containing sensor histidine kinase: MKTILNIKITYAILIASLIFWAFFAFFTMNQLINTQEIYAKLINISGKQRMLSQKTTLMVKRVYETEDKELINHLEELILTMKHDHEFLLNNTESKDIKDIYFEEKFNLDVRVRNYISLLETFLENLNNKFIVESIQNYSFKLLPTLDYAVNRFEKESEKYTNELKNRELFILFGTLLTIFLEVILIVVPSLNRMIKTESDLKDLNNNLEKKIQEQKEMILAEQKEIKKRDKLSYEQSKLVSMGEMIGNIAHQWRQPLSIITTIVSGLSLKIEYDEKIEKKELNTSLGKVLLQANYLSKTIDDFRNFIKVDKKPSNIKISDSINESLVLLESSLKVNQIKVDVDITEDLTMLGNINELSQVLINILKNAIDALENLDEKESKRLIFIKTKKTDNDEFIISILDNAGGIEENILNRVFEPYFTTKHATIGTGIGLSMCDKIIRERYRGTITVENKTFSYKKEKYVGAHFQIIFYR; the protein is encoded by the coding sequence ATGAAAACAATATTAAATATAAAAATCACTTATGCAATACTAATTGCTTCATTAATATTTTGGGCTTTTTTTGCTTTTTTTACAATGAATCAATTAATAAATACTCAAGAGATATATGCAAAACTAATAAATATTAGTGGGAAACAAAGAATGTTATCTCAAAAAACAACTCTTATGGTAAAAAGAGTTTATGAAACTGAAGACAAGGAATTAATAAATCATTTAGAAGAATTAATTTTGACAATGAAACATGATCATGAATTTCTTTTAAATAATACGGAAAGTAAAGATATAAAAGATATATATTTTGAAGAAAAATTTAATTTAGATGTTAGAGTAAGAAATTATATTTCACTTTTAGAAACTTTTCTTGAGAATTTAAATAATAAGTTTATTGTTGAATCTATACAAAATTACTCTTTTAAACTTTTACCAACTTTAGATTATGCTGTAAATAGATTTGAAAAAGAGAGTGAGAAGTATACAAATGAATTAAAAAACAGAGAGTTATTTATTTTATTTGGTACTTTATTAACAATATTTCTTGAAGTTATACTTATAGTAGTACCATCTTTAAATAGAATGATTAAGACAGAATCTGATTTGAAAGATTTAAATAATAATCTTGAAAAAAAGATTCAAGAACAAAAAGAGATGATTTTAGCAGAGCAAAAAGAGATAAAAAAAAGAGATAAACTATCTTATGAGCAGTCTAAACTTGTTTCAATGGGAGAAATGATTGGAAATATTGCACATCAATGGAGACAACCTCTAAGTATTATAACTACAATTGTAAGTGGACTGAGTTTAAAGATTGAATATGATGAAAAAATAGAGAAAAAAGAACTTAATACATCACTTGGGAAGGTTTTACTTCAAGCTAATTATTTATCAAAAACAATTGATGATTTTAGGAATTTTATAAAAGTAGATAAGAAACCCTCTAATATAAAAATATCTGACTCAATAAATGAATCTTTAGTTCTTTTGGAATCTTCATTAAAAGTAAATCAAATAAAAGTTGATGTTGATATAACTGAAGATTTAACAATGTTGGGTAATATAAATGAGTTATCACAAGTTTTAATTAATATATTGAAAAATGCAATTGATGCTCTTGAAAATCTAGATGAAAAAGAATCTAAAAGACTTATTTTTATAAAAACTAAAAAAACAGATAATGATGAGTTTATTATCTCTATTTTAGATAATGCAGGTGGAATTGAAGAAAATATATTAAATAGAGTTTTTGAACCATATTTTACTACCAAACATGCAACAATTGGTACAGGGATAGGATTATCAATGTGTGATAAAATTATAAGAGAGAGGTATCGTGGAACCATTACAGTTGAAAATAAAACATTCTCTTATAAAAAAGAAAAATATGTTGGAGCACACTTTCAAATTATATTTTATAGATGA
- a CDS encoding EAL domain-containing protein: MRFSLSKFNFLNLVISTLLFSIITGIFVYKFADDFYDDRVETYENNYINSNKDLIKNEIEKVIKRAEALKELQYANNKLVLKEKIDYIQRVLSKKYSSKQNIEKIINETKPTLDYYKWDNNTGYIYIFDKKGKILYHGTNKNLISKNVLDIAKDNSEFVSFLQQTLSKDENYGSYFWNKPLTNKNELFEKYVYIKYNEELKIYIAAGVYKDEMDKKTINTFLNELEVNRFGENDYGYFWVLNTKATILMHPIDTELEKRDLTNLKSFDNKMFIQEIIKRAKKDVTGYITYHWNRPDTLQVDEKTSYFYYIKDWNIIINSGFYLAELKKFLSDEKMKLKDSLIEYSEKVLSILIILTIFSILIAKFISSRIEKIEDEKNENYNLLEQYKMILDHTSVVSRADINGKIHYVNDNFEKISGFKKEVLINNSYSILKHPDNNKKQYKELWQTIKAGNIWKGLIKNRRKNGESYYNKTTIFPIRDSNGKIVEFISSSTDVTELLENRTKLNDLFKNDPLTGLGNRVSLINKLATVDEGVLALINIDRFKEINDSYSHEIGDEVIKTFANRLFDFFSDKNCILYRVQADIFAIYYPYQDIEVLKELVEKFMKEKGKEAYYVEKNKFIVTYTCGLATNKENLLTFADIALSEAKNKKIRIAVYNSSMKSVEQFKNNILWVDKLYKALSEDRIIAHYQPIYNYQTKKIEKYEALMRLIEDDKIIYPNEYLSIAKKTRLYPELTYKMVEKVISKFSTIEKEFSLNLCVEDLMNDELMSFIFDFAQQKKVFNKMVLEIVESEEIEDSEHITKLLKRFKDKGCKIAIDDFGSGYSNYDYLIKLQVDYIKIDGSIIKHILDDTKTQNLVKSIVSFAKKSDIKVIAEFVSSKEIDSLLKELNVDYAQGFYYGKPSKDLICHL; this comes from the coding sequence ATGCGTTTTTCCCTCTCAAAGTTTAATTTTTTAAATTTAGTTATTAGTACTTTATTATTTTCTATTATAACAGGTATTTTTGTATATAAATTTGCCGATGATTTTTATGATGATAGAGTAGAGACATACGAAAATAACTATATAAACTCAAATAAAGATTTAATAAAAAATGAAATTGAAAAAGTTATTAAAAGAGCTGAAGCTTTAAAAGAATTACAATATGCAAATAATAAATTAGTATTAAAAGAGAAGATTGATTATATACAAAGGGTACTTAGCAAAAAATATTCTTCAAAACAAAACATTGAAAAAATAATAAATGAAACAAAACCTACACTTGATTATTATAAGTGGGATAACAATACTGGATATATTTATATTTTTGATAAAAAAGGTAAAATTCTTTATCATGGAACCAACAAAAACCTAATTTCAAAAAATGTTTTAGATATTGCAAAAGATAATAGTGAATTTGTATCTTTCCTACAACAAACACTCTCTAAAGATGAAAATTATGGTAGTTATTTTTGGAATAAACCCCTAACAAATAAAAATGAACTCTTTGAAAAATATGTTTATATAAAATATAATGAAGAGCTTAAGATATATATAGCTGCTGGTGTATATAAAGATGAAATGGACAAAAAAACCATAAATACTTTTTTAAATGAATTAGAAGTGAATAGATTTGGAGAAAATGATTATGGCTATTTTTGGGTACTTAATACAAAAGCTACAATTCTTATGCATCCAATTGATACTGAATTAGAGAAAAGAGACTTAACAAATCTAAAAAGTTTCGATAATAAGATGTTTATTCAAGAGATAATAAAAAGAGCAAAAAAAGATGTAACAGGATATATAACTTATCATTGGAATAGACCTGATACCTTACAAGTAGATGAAAAAACCAGTTATTTTTATTATATTAAAGATTGGAATATTATCATAAATTCAGGATTTTATCTTGCAGAATTAAAAAAGTTCTTATCTGATGAAAAAATGAAATTAAAAGATTCATTAATTGAGTATTCTGAAAAAGTTTTATCAATACTTATTATTCTAACAATTTTCTCTATACTAATTGCTAAATTTATATCCTCAAGAATTGAAAAAATAGAAGATGAAAAAAATGAAAACTATAATCTGTTAGAACAATATAAAATGATTTTAGACCATACCTCAGTTGTTTCAAGAGCTGATATCAATGGAAAGATCCATTATGTAAATGATAACTTTGAAAAGATAAGTGGTTTTAAAAAAGAGGTTCTAATAAACAATAGTTATAGCATATTAAAACATCCAGATAACAATAAAAAACAGTATAAAGAGTTATGGCAAACAATAAAAGCAGGTAATATTTGGAAAGGTTTAATTAAAAATAGACGTAAAAATGGGGAAAGCTATTATAATAAAACAACTATATTTCCAATAAGAGATTCAAATGGAAAGATAGTAGAATTCATATCCTCTTCTACAGATGTGACAGAACTATTAGAAAATAGAACCAAACTAAATGATCTATTTAAAAATGACCCTTTAACAGGTTTAGGAAATAGAGTAAGTCTTATAAATAAACTTGCAACAGTTGATGAAGGAGTACTAGCTTTAATCAATATAGATAGATTTAAAGAGATAAATGATAGTTATAGTCATGAAATAGGTGATGAAGTAATCAAAACTTTTGCAAATAGATTATTTGATTTCTTTAGTGACAAAAATTGCATTTTATATAGAGTACAAGCTGATATTTTTGCTATATATTACCCTTATCAAGATATTGAAGTATTAAAAGAACTTGTAGAAAAATTTATGAAAGAAAAAGGTAAAGAAGCTTATTATGTAGAAAAAAATAAATTTATTGTTACATATACTTGTGGTTTAGCAACCAATAAAGAAAATCTTTTAACCTTTGCAGACATAGCTTTAAGTGAAGCAAAAAATAAGAAAATAAGAATTGCTGTATATAATAGTTCAATGAAAAGTGTGGAGCAATTTAAAAACAATATTTTATGGGTAGATAAACTATATAAAGCTTTAAGTGAAGATAGAATAATTGCCCACTATCAACCAATTTACAATTATCAAACTAAAAAAATTGAAAAATATGAAGCCTTAATGAGATTAATTGAAGATGATAAGATAATATATCCAAATGAATATCTAAGTATTGCAAAAAAGACAAGACTATATCCTGAGTTAACATATAAAATGGTTGAAAAAGTTATAAGTAAATTCTCAACTATAGAAAAAGAGTTCTCTTTAAACTTATGTGTTGAAGATTTAATGAATGATGAATTGATGTCTTTTATCTTTGATTTTGCCCAACAGAAAAAAGTGTTTAATAAAATGGTTTTAGAAATAGTTGAATCAGAAGAGATTGAAGATAGTGAACATATTACTAAACTTCTAAAAAGATTCAAAGATAAAGGGTGTAAAATAGCAATCGATGACTTTGGAAGTGGATATTCAAATTATGATTATTTGATTAAACTTCAAGTTGACTATATAAAAATTGATGGTTCAATTATTAAACATATTTTAGATGATACAAAAACACAAAATTTAGTTAAATCAATAGTAAGTTTTGCAAAAAAATCAGATATAAAGGTTATTGCAGAATTTGTTAGTTCTAAAGAGATTGACAGTTTGTTAAAAGAGTTAAATGTGGACTATGCTCAAGGTTTTTATTATGGAAAACCCTCAAAAGATTTAATCTGTCATCTATAA
- a CDS encoding sensor domain-containing diguanylate cyclase, with product MIIKSKYKIVFIITTLLIALSVSISVINYVVSLNNAQNQLKNQSLPLSLDNIYTDIQKSIIQPYLVSSLMANDTFVQDWLVNEEKNSDKIIRYLEAIKNKYNMFNAFLVSDKTRNYYTQNGFIETIDETNKNNQWYFQFKNIEEKHEINLDFNEHLSNNMIMFINYKIFDHNYHFLGATGVALKISYIDDLLKSFRLKHKFIVTFFNEDGKIVLSERNINKHRNINDYKVLKNYKEFILSKKPNTIEYEKEGHKYILNTKYISELNLYLTVEANLDDFTQDVQKVFYLNLFGSISVTFIISLFIFFIIKNYSKKLEYLSTYDSLTKIPNRRTFEEKLTAQILLQKRRDNDIGLIFLDIDNFKNINDKLGHQKGDEVLKRIATVLNENIRQTDLIARWGGEEFIIALIDSSLEDSKLICEKLRKAIEDDLELTNLCSYNVTASFGLTMVNSTDTKENLLLRVDNAMYKSKNEGKNKITVVS from the coding sequence ATGATAATAAAATCAAAATATAAAATTGTTTTTATAATTACTACTTTACTTATAGCTTTATCAGTATCAATTTCTGTAATAAATTATGTAGTGTCTTTAAATAATGCACAAAATCAGTTAAAAAATCAATCTTTACCTTTATCTTTAGATAACATATATACAGATATTCAAAAAAGTATTATTCAACCATATTTAGTATCTTCTTTAATGGCAAATGATACATTTGTACAAGATTGGTTAGTAAATGAAGAAAAGAACAGTGATAAAATCATAAGATATCTTGAAGCTATTAAAAATAAATATAATATGTTTAATGCATTTTTAGTATCAGACAAAACTAGAAATTACTATACACAAAATGGTTTTATTGAAACGATAGATGAAACAAATAAAAATAACCAGTGGTATTTTCAATTTAAAAATATTGAAGAGAAGCATGAAATAAATTTAGACTTTAACGAGCATCTATCAAACAATATGATTATGTTTATAAATTATAAAATATTTGACCACAACTATCACTTTTTAGGTGCAACGGGTGTGGCATTAAAGATTTCATATATAGATGATTTACTTAAATCTTTTAGGCTTAAACATAAATTTATTGTTACATTTTTTAATGAAGATGGAAAAATTGTTTTATCTGAAAGAAATATAAATAAACACAGAAATATTAATGATTATAAAGTATTAAAAAACTATAAAGAGTTTATTTTATCAAAAAAACCTAATACTATAGAGTATGAGAAAGAGGGGCATAAATATATTTTAAATACAAAATATATTTCTGAATTAAATCTATATTTAACTGTAGAAGCAAATTTGGATGATTTTACACAAGATGTACAAAAGGTATTTTATTTAAATCTTTTTGGTTCTATATCAGTTACTTTTATCATCTCTTTATTTATATTTTTTATTATAAAAAACTATAGTAAAAAACTTGAATATCTTTCAACTTATGATTCTTTAACAAAAATACCAAATAGACGTACATTTGAAGAAAAACTAACTGCACAAATATTACTTCAAAAAAGAAGGGACAATGATATAGGTTTGATATTTTTAGATATAGATAATTTTAAAAATATAAATGATAAATTAGGTCATCAAAAAGGTGATGAAGTTCTAAAACGTATTGCAACAGTTTTAAATGAAAATATTAGACAAACAGATTTAATAGCAAGATGGGGTGGAGAGGAGTTTATTATTGCCTTAATAGATTCATCTTTAGAAGATAGTAAATTAATATGTGAGAAACTTAGAAAAGCTATAGAGGATGATTTAGAATTAACAAATTTATGCTCTTACAATGTTACTGCAAGTTTTGGTTTAACTATGGTAAATAGTACAGATACAAAAGAGAACTTATTATTAAGAGTAGATAATGCAATGTATAAATCAAAAAATGAAGGTAAAAATAAAATTACAGTAGTAAGTTAA